The Sulfitobacter sp. SK012 nucleotide sequence TTTGCGGTGCTCGGTCGAAACAATTAAGCCGCCTTCGATCAGCGCCTTTAAATTGCGGCTAACAAGTCCTTTGTCCATGCCTGTATATCTGACCAACTCTGATGCAGTGACCTTCTCTCCACCGCCAACAAACGCAATCATGCGCCACTGGTTCAGCGTTACGCCGACTGTGTCGCCCAAGATCTTGGTTGCTTGGGTGTTCAGCTTCTGATGAAGGCGGGCAATGCGGTACGTCAAAAAGCTGCTTAGCTGGGCCAGCTGCGGATTGAAGTTATCTGGGGTCTCGTCGTTCATCGTCCACCTCTGCGGACGACCATCAATGCAACGAGGGGCAACGTCAACTAATTAGTTGACGGGACAACCATCATATGACTTGCTGTACTCGAAATCTGGGAGGATTCTATGAAAAAGCTAATTGTAGCCGCGACTGCGGCCCTTTCCATCGCGGCATCTGCCGTCACTGTTCAGGCACAAGACTGGACGCCACCAGGCCCGATCAAGCTCATGATCGCCTTCGGTGCAGGTGGTGGTGCTGATACGCAAGCCCGCCTGATCGCAAC carries:
- a CDS encoding MarR family winged helix-turn-helix transcriptional regulator; amino-acid sequence: MNDETPDNFNPQLAQLSSFLTYRIARLHQKLNTQATKILGDTVGVTLNQWRMIAFVGGGEKVTASELVRYTGMDKGLVSRNLKALIEGGLIVSTEHRKDSRVHVLSLTPKGKEVFSIALPKMRQRQANLQSKLSADDVANLRRMLAILETAAKEVEL